TGGCGCAGGCGCTGTCGCAGCTGAGCATCCGCGCCGAGCTGACCCAGGCCACGATCGAGCGCCTGCTGGCCGAATCGTCGGCCAAGTCGATGGACGAGCTGTACGCCGACATCGGCATCGGCAAGCGCATGCCGGCGCTGGTGGCGCGCCACATCTTCGGCCTGCTCGACGGCGAGGTCGACGCCCTGCCGGCCCAGGACAACGGCAACGGCGAGCTCGACCCGGTCACGATCTACGGCAGCGAAGGCGTATCGGTGCAGCTGGCGCCATGCTGCCTGCCGATCCCGGGCGACAACATCATCGGCCAGCTGCGCCGCGACCAGGGCCTGATGGTCCACACGGCCGACTGCACCCAGGCCCAGCGCCTGCGCGTGAAGGAACCGGACCGCTGGATCCCGGTCCAGTGGGGCAGCGAGCTGAACCGCCGCTTCGATTGCCGCATCCGCCTGTTGATCAACAACGAAAAGGGCATCCTGGCGCGCGTCGCCGCGGAAATCGGCGAGTCCGACGCCAACATCACCTACGTCGGCATGGACGAGGACGACGAAGCCATGATGACCCAGCTGCGCTTCACGATCCAGGTCAAGGACCGCGTGCACCTGGCCCACCTGATCCGCAACCTGCGCCGCGTCGCCGGCGTCAACCGGGTCGAGCGCGAGCGCACCTGATCCCTTCCCTCACTCGGCGTTTGCCAGCAAAGCCGCCAGGTCCTCGGACTTGAGCGGCTTTGCGAAGTGCTCGTCGAAGCCGGCCTGCAGCGCGCGCAGGCGGTCGACTTCCTGGCCATAGCCGGTCAGCGCCACCAGGCGCATCGCCCGTGTCGCCGCATCCCGGCGCAGGCGCCGCGCCACCTCGTAGCCGTCGATGCCGGGCAGACCGATGTCGACGATCGCCAGCTCCGGCCGTTCGCGCTGCGCCAGCGCGATGCCGTCGAGGCCATTGCCCGCCTCCTGCACCCGGTAGCCGTGCGCCGCCAGCATGTGGCGCGCATCCTCGTTATCCTCGATCAACAGCACCCTGGTGAGCACCTTGGCGAGCACTGCATGGGCGCCAGGCGTGCAGCCCGACCAGGCTGCGCACCAGCGACAGGCCGATGCCCAGGCCGCCCTGCGAACGGTCGAGCGACACCGCGCCCTGCACGAAGATGTCGAACAGCGTGGCCATCAGCTCCGGGGCGATGCCCACGCCGGAATCGCACACGCGCAGGCAAGCCTGGCCCTGCTGCACCTCCAGGACGATGTCGATCGAACCGCCGGCCGGCGTGTACTTGAGCGCGTTGGTGACCAGGTTGCCGACCACATGCTCGATACGCGTGCGGTCGGCCTCGACCCAGGCCGGCGCCAGGTCGCAATGCAGGCGATGCTGGATGCGCCCGGCCACGCTGGCCGCCTCGACCACCGATTCGACCACCGAGGCCAGTTCGACCGGCTGCATGTCGAGCTTGACCTTGCCGCGCGCCAGCCGGGCCAGGTCGAGCAGGTCGTCGATGCGGGTCGGGTGGCGGCCCTGGCGCACCAGGATGTCCTGGGCCTGGCGCCGGATCGCCGGCGCGGCCGTGTCCATGCGCAGCAGCTGGGCCGCGCCGAGGATGCCGCTGAGCGGATTACGCAGCTCGTGGCTGAGCATGGCGAGGAAGTCGTCGCGGATGCGTACCTGGTCCTCGGCCATCCTGCGCGCACCCTGCTCGCGCTCGAGCAGTGCGGCCCGTTCGCGCTCGGACGCGGCCAGCGCCTGGCCGGCCTCGATCATCGAGCGCTGCAGCGCGTCGAACTCGGCGATGCAGGCGCCGGCACGCGCCGCGTGCGGCACCTCGCCCCGGCTCAGCGTCGTGGCGGCGCGCGCCGCACCCTGGATCGCTTCGACCAGGCGCCGTCCGAAAAAGGCCACCGCGAAGGCCGCGCACAGCAGCGCCACCGCCATGCCGGCCGCCGCCAGCGCGACCGCGTGGCGCGCCGCGCCTTCGATCTCCGCAGCCGGCACGCTCACCGCGATCAGCCAGCCCGACATCGGCGAACGGATGAAGGCGTGGCAGGCGTCGATGCCGGCGCGGTTGGGAAAGCGGACCAGGCCGCGCTGCGCCTGGGCGGCGGCCTGCATCAGCTTGGGATTGGCGAACTGTCCCAGGCGCGCCGTGGCGCTGACGGTTTCGTCCAAGGCCTGCAGCGCCGCTTCGCGCTCGGAACGCAGCAAGGTGTGCAATGCGACGGCGGCGAACAGCGCGATCGGCAGGATGATCGCGCCGATCATGATCGCCAGGTAGGCGCGGATTTTCATTCAAACAAATCGGTCTCGCGGCCGCGCACACGGGGACGCAGCCAGGTCGTGAGTTCATTGTTCATTACGCACGAATGCGAACCTGCCGGGTCGGCTCGTGCGTACAGAAAACTGTTACGCGCGCAGGTGCGCGCGCGTGGCCAGGATGCGGTCGAACGCGTCGCAGGCGCCCCGGCAGGCATCGGCGATGTCCTCCCGCGTGCGCACGTGCGCGCGCAAGGCCTGCATGAACAGGCGCCAGCGCGGGCCGGGTCCGA
This genomic stretch from Massilia sp. 9096 harbors:
- a CDS encoding sensor histidine kinase KdpD, with the protein product MKIRAYLAIMIGAIILPIALFAAVALHTLLRSEREAALQALDETVSATARLGQFANPKLMQAAAQAQRGLVRFPNRAGIDACHAFIRSPMSGWLIAVSVPAAEIEGAARHAVALAAAGMAVALLCAAFAVAFFGRRLVEAIQGAARAATTLSRGEVPHAARAGACIAEFDALQRSMIEAGQALAASERERAALLEREQGARRMAEDQVRIRDDFLAMLSHELRNPLSGILGAAQLLRMDTAAPAIRRQAQDILVRQGRHPTRIDDLLDLARLARGKVKLDMQPVELASVVESVVEAASVAGRIQHRLHCDLAPAWVEADRTRIEHVVGNLVTNALKYTPAGGSIDIVLEVQQGQACLRVCDSGVGIAPELMATLFDIFVQGAVSLDRSQGGLGIGLSLVRSLVGLHAWRPCSARQGAHQGAVDRG
- a CDS encoding response regulator encodes the protein MIEDNEDARHMLAAHGYRVQEAGNGLDGIALAQRERPELAIVDIGLPGIDGYEVARRLRRDAATRAMRLVALTGYGQEVDRLRALQAGFDEHFAKPLKSEDLAALLANAE